One Leucoraja erinacea ecotype New England unplaced genomic scaffold, Leri_hhj_1 Leri_198S, whole genome shotgun sequence genomic window carries:
- the ints5 gene encoding LOW QUALITY PROTEIN: integrator complex subunit 5 (The sequence of the model RefSeq protein was modified relative to this genomic sequence to represent the inferred CDS: deleted 2 bases in 1 codon), producing MAAMEGSANSRAGISSQELLQKVKAFISGVDPSQGHQLTVKEHARCGILLLRNLPPARAAVLEHLRGVFDESVGAYILALDREGSSGGGGGGHLGSLGLDDVTLEIQGVLSEFVRSNPRAWAPLVSGWSIDLMGQLSSKYSGRHRVPHASSLNELLQLWMSCKAMRALMDIYVQCLSSLISSCPDACVDALLDTSVQHSPHFDWVVAHIGSSFPNTIISRVLSCGLKDFCLHGGPSSSSPVEPLLPLPCPADQRVPKIASVVGILGHLATRHADSIKQELLLMFHQSLGPAESRESGRARHQEATVPFLLQLAAMSPALLGAVSTELVDSLKPPVLDQLHQRFSGLGRDEADNLLGLLVHLVCQSGAGAHRVLGFLLETASPASVITGPGLAVRDSVREACQRVVQLLLLNLQRLVYSKGGGGDTHHHTHRPLPFLDGLKGRLPELCRQALRPECKRHPWQHQLLCLLAVYCGPSWAAEALCQLLGQAACPEELSLAAKLHSALSSSVPGLVPATAARCVAHLHSAPARHARRLLHNLAWLARDGGGEDGAEEGVEEGGEGLAAALASHAPQLGRLLPHTDPGVSEGAALLLAALPPPPPSSLGPSQLAVLVRAGVSRFFQALRRGGSVGGVGVGEEAAGEACSRLLSRLAASSPQALRCVLRQLLSAALHPGSARLFGGGGGGGGGGNSSTPSSISTPGDSLLGVNREFGAAVGFGGLWAVFHAGVIGRGLKPPPSGGQLLPGEAAGNAQRFLGLVGRCCSLGQREGQVGAEAAQTIALALVEALCPDVTSSELAWPPEELSRGTVERDLQIWGRFQENPLLFGLLRLVALGPPALCYCSVLLRGVLATLLSHWDASRHRLSTDSPRHLHASCQLLACMAEGQLLPPALGSMHEIFHLLTPFEVWLLLLGVWAYLRANGPLPQKFAFRPEQGRFCREFTRDSDMDKCLAVLHSVLHKNIDRLGHLYGHFQL from the exons ATGGCGGCCATGGAGGGAAGCGCCAACTCCCGGGCGGGGATCAG CTCTCAGGAGCTGCTGCAGAAGGTGAAGGCGTTCATCAGCGGTGTGGACCCCAGCCAGGGGCACCAGCTGACGGTGAAGGAGCACGCCCGCTGCGGCATCCTGCTGCTGCGGAACCTGCCGCCAGCCCGGGCCGCTGTGCTGGAGCACCTGCGCGGGGTCTTCGACGAGTCGGTGGGGGCGTACATCCTTGCCCTGGACCGGGAGGGCAGTAGCGGAGGCGGAGGCGGAGGACACCTGGGCTCGCTGGGGCTGGACGATGTCACGCTGGAGATTCAGGGGGTGCTGTCGGAGTTTGTGCGCTCCAACCCCCGGGCCTGGGCCCCGCTTGTTTCCGGCTGGTCGATCGATCTGATGGGGCAACTGAGCAGCAAGTACTCCGGGCGGCATCGGGTCCCCCACGCCAGCAGCCTGAACGAGCTGCTGCAGCTGTGGATGTCGTGCAAGGCCATGCGGGCACTGATGGACATCTACGTGCAGTGCCTCTCCTCCCTCATCAGCTCCTGCCCGGACGCCTGTGTAGACGCCCTGCTGGACACCTCGGTGCAACACTCGCCCCACTTCGACTGGGTGGTGGCCCACATCGGCTCCTCCTTCCCCAACACCATCATCAGCCGCGTCCTCAGCTGCGGCCTCAAGGACTTCTGCCTGCACGGCGGcccttcttcctcctcccccgTCGAGCCCCTGCTGCCCCTGCCCTGCCCGGCCGACCAGCGGGTGCCCAAGATCGCCTCGGTGGTGGGCATCCTGGGCCACCTGGCCACCCGGCACGCCGACAGCATCAAGCAGGAGCTGCTGCTGATGTTCCACCAGAGCCTGGGGCCGGCCGAGAGCCGGGAGTCGGGCCGGGCCCGGCACCAGGAGGCCACCGTCCCCTTCCTGCTTCAGCTGGCCGCCATGTCCCCGGCCCTGCTGGGCGCCGTGTCGACCGAGCTGGTGGACTCCCTCAAGCCGCCGGTCCTGGACCAGCTCCACCAGAGGTTCTCGGGCCTGGGGCGGGACGAGGCGGACAACCTGCTGGGCCTGCTGGTGCACCTGGTGTGCCAGAGCGGAGCCGGGGCCCACCGTGTACTGGGATTCCTGCTGGAGACGGCCTCGCCTGCCTCGGTCATCACCGGCCCAGGCCTGGCGGTGAGAGACAGCGTGCGGGAGGCCTGTCAGCGGGTGGTACAGCTGCTCCTCCTCAACCTCCAGCGCTTGGTGTACagcaaggggggaggaggagacacccaccaccacacccaccgccccctccccttcctagacGGGCTGAAGGGCCGCCTGCCAGAGCTGTGCCGCCAGGCCCTGAGGCCAGAGTGCAaacgccacccctggcagcaccagCTGCTCTGCCTGCTGGCCGTCTACTGCGGGCCCAGCTGGGCGGCGGAGGCCCTGTGCCAGCTGCTGGGCCAGGCCGCCTGCCCGGAGGAGCTGTCGCTGGCCGCCAAGCTCCACTCGGCCCTCTCCTCGTCCGTGCCGGGGCTGGTGCCGGCAACGGCGGCCCGCTGCGTGGCCCACCTGCACTCGGCCCCCGCCCGCCACGCCCGGCGCCTGCTGCACAACCTGGCCTGGCTGGCGAGGGACGGGGGTGGGGAGGACGGGGcggaggagggggtggaagagggaggggaggggctggCGGCCGCTCTGGCCTCCCACGCCCCGCAGCTGGGCCGGCTGCTGCCCCACACCGACCCCGGGGTGTCGGAGGGTGCCGCCCTGCTGCTGGCGGCCTTGCCCCCGCCTCCGCCCTCCTCCCTGGGGCCCTCGCAGCTGGCGGTGCTGGTGCGGGCCGGGGTGTCG CGTTTCTTCCAGGCGTTGCGGCGCGGCGGCAGTGTTgggggggtcggggtcggggaggaagcggccggcGAGGCCTGTTCCCGCCTGCTCTCCCGCCTGGCCGCCTCCTCCCCGCAGGCCCTGCGCTGCGTCCTCCGCCAGCTGCTGTCGGCCGCGCTCCACCCCGGCAGCGCCCGGCTCTtcggcgggggcgggggcggcggcggcggcggcaactcctccaccccctcctccatctccaccCCCGGCGACTCGCTCCTGGGGGTCAACCGGGAGTTCGGGGCGGCCGTGGGCTTCGGCGGGCTGTGGGCCGTCTTCCACGCCGGGGTGATCGGCCGCGGCCTCAAGCCCCCGCCGTCCGGCGGGCAGCTGCTGCCGGGGGAAGCGGCTGGAAACGCCCAGCGCTTCCTGGGCCTGGTCGGCCGCTGCTGCAGCCTGGGGCAGAGGGAAGGGCAGGTGGGCGCGGAGGCGGCCCAGACTATCGCCCTGGCCCTGGTGGAGGCCCTCTGCCCCGACGTCACCTCCAGCGAGCTGGCCTGGCCCCCCGAGGAGCTGTCACGGGGCACGGTGGAGCGCGACCTGCAGATCTGGGGCCGCTTCCAGGAAAACCCCCTGCTCTTCGGCCTGCTGCGGCTGGTGGCCCTGGGCCCGCCGGCCCTGTGCTACTGCTCGGTGCTGCTGCGCGGGGTGCTGGCCACTCTGCTGTCCCACTGGGACGCGTCCCGCCACCGGCTCTCCACCGACTCGCCGCGCCACCTCCACGCCTCCTGCCAGCTGCTGGCCTGCATGGCCGAGGGGCAGCTGCTGCCGCCGGCCCTGGGCAGCATGCACGAGATCTTCCACCTCCTCACCCCCTTCGAGGTGTGGCTCCTGCTGCTGGGCGTCTGGGCCTACCTGCGGGCCAACGGGCCCCTGCCCCAGAAGTTCGCCTTCCGCCCTGAGCAGGGGCGCTTCTGCCGGGAGTTCACCCGCGACTCCGACATGGACAAGTGCCTGGCTGTCCTGCACAGCGTACTGCACAAGAACATCGACCGCCTTGGACATCTGTACGGGCACTTCCAGCTCTGA